In Terriglobia bacterium, the following proteins share a genomic window:
- a CDS encoding SDR family oxidoreductase, with protein sequence MESSHTGGREANRNVKQLFDLSGRVAVITGGSIGLGRQMAEGLAEMGANLVLCARKKERCEQAAHELAKLGVKTMALACDVKDPASVKQLMEAAVVQFGRIDILINNAGISWGAPVETMSLADWNKVLETNLTGTFLCSQAAGRTMIAQGSGKIINVASVAGLAGAPSEAVQAIGYHASKGGVIAFTKDLACKWARHNIQVNALAPGWFPTHMSDRVLEAKKDYLLEHIPLRRFGTDYDLKGAAVLLASDASAYITGHVLVVDGGQSAW encoded by the coding sequence ATGGAATCCTCGCACACCGGCGGCAGAGAAGCCAACCGCAACGTCAAGCAACTGTTTGACCTCTCCGGACGTGTGGCGGTGATTACCGGCGGGTCCATCGGCCTGGGACGCCAGATGGCGGAAGGCCTGGCTGAAATGGGAGCGAACCTGGTGCTTTGCGCCCGCAAGAAGGAACGTTGCGAGCAGGCCGCGCACGAATTGGCCAAGCTCGGCGTAAAGACTATGGCTTTGGCCTGCGACGTAAAAGATCCCGCCAGCGTCAAGCAACTGATGGAAGCAGCCGTCGTCCAGTTTGGGCGGATTGATATCCTCATCAACAACGCGGGAATCTCCTGGGGCGCGCCGGTGGAAACCATGTCCCTGGCCGACTGGAACAAAGTTCTGGAGACCAATCTCACTGGAACATTTTTGTGCTCGCAGGCTGCGGGAAGAACGATGATCGCGCAGGGAAGCGGTAAGATCATCAACGTGGCGTCAGTCGCCGGGCTGGCTGGCGCGCCTTCCGAGGCGGTGCAAGCCATTGGCTACCACGCCAGCAAAGGCGGCGTGATCGCGTTTACCAAAGACCTGGCGTGCAAGTGGGCGCGGCACAACATTCAAGTCAACGCTCTGGCGCCCGGATGGTTTCCCACGCACATGTCAGACCGCGTGCTGGAAGCCAAGAAAGATTATTTGCTGGAACACATTCCGCTGCGCCGCTTCGGGACGGATTACGACTTGAAAGGCGCCGCCGTACTTCTTGCTTCTGACGCCTCCGCTTACATCACCGGCCACGTTCTGGTGGTGGATGGAGGGCAATCGGCATGGTAA
- a CDS encoding long-chain-fatty-acid--CoA ligase → MNIPLTPLRFLRYASQQYPAKTAVICGDHRYTYSQFSDRAAHLAGALLAAGVQPGDRVAYLSGNCHRLLEAYYGVLEAGAVLLPLNIRLAPLELAYILNDAEATILLFEEQFTPLVEAFRKELNSVKSFVLLDAKPGAESWVARQNYEELLAKAAPHHADVMAIDENSLAELFYTSGTSANPKGVMLTHRNIYLHALNVALTFHTGSDSIELHTIPLFHANGWGVAHSLTFVGGTHVMIRKFDPPEVFRLIQQEHAQACSLVPAMATALVNCPDRTKYDLSSLKRITLGGAASSPTLVREVEEKMGCPCFSGYGLTETCPVLTTAQMKLGVNWQGDERYEGQASTGYAIPGVEIRVVDPDGNDLPRDGQSIGEIVARSDGVMAGYWKQPEATAHVMRGGWFHTGDMATMAENGYVLIVDRKKDIIVSGGENISSLEVEKAILAHPAVYEVAVIPVPDDRWGEVPKALVTLKPGAQAAADELLEFCRGRLAHYKCPRSVEFVDALPKTGTGKILKKELRKKYWSGTESIRPEMATKK, encoded by the coding sequence ATGAACATTCCGCTTACGCCGCTGCGCTTTTTGCGCTACGCCAGCCAGCAATATCCCGCCAAGACGGCGGTCATCTGCGGCGACCATCGCTACACCTACTCGCAGTTTTCTGACCGCGCGGCCCATCTGGCCGGTGCGCTGCTGGCCGCGGGCGTGCAACCAGGCGACCGCGTGGCGTACCTGAGCGGCAATTGCCATCGCCTGCTGGAAGCCTACTACGGAGTGCTGGAAGCCGGCGCCGTTCTGTTGCCGCTGAACATCCGCCTGGCGCCGCTGGAGCTGGCCTACATCCTGAATGATGCGGAAGCCACCATCCTGTTGTTTGAAGAACAGTTCACGCCGCTGGTGGAAGCTTTCCGCAAAGAACTGAATTCCGTCAAATCATTTGTTCTTCTGGACGCCAAGCCCGGCGCGGAGAGCTGGGTCGCGCGGCAGAACTACGAAGAGCTTTTGGCGAAAGCCGCTCCACACCATGCCGACGTAATGGCGATTGACGAAAACTCGCTCGCCGAGCTTTTTTACACCAGCGGCACCAGCGCCAATCCTAAAGGCGTGATGCTGACGCATCGCAACATATATCTTCATGCGCTCAACGTCGCGCTCACGTTCCACACCGGCAGCGATTCCATTGAGCTGCATACCATCCCACTGTTCCACGCCAACGGCTGGGGCGTAGCCCATTCGCTGACCTTCGTCGGCGGAACGCACGTGATGATCCGCAAGTTTGATCCGCCGGAGGTCTTCCGCCTCATCCAGCAGGAGCACGCCCAGGCGTGCAGCCTGGTTCCGGCCATGGCCACGGCGCTGGTGAACTGTCCGGACCGCACCAAGTATGACCTCAGCAGCTTGAAGCGGATCACGCTGGGCGGGGCGGCTTCATCGCCCACGCTGGTGCGCGAAGTGGAAGAGAAAATGGGCTGTCCCTGCTTCTCCGGATACGGACTCACGGAGACTTGTCCGGTGCTCACCACCGCGCAGATGAAGTTAGGCGTGAATTGGCAGGGCGACGAGCGATATGAAGGCCAGGCGAGCACCGGCTACGCCATTCCCGGCGTGGAGATCCGCGTGGTGGACCCCGACGGCAACGATCTCCCTCGCGATGGCCAGAGCATTGGAGAAATTGTGGCCCGCAGTGACGGCGTGATGGCCGGTTACTGGAAACAGCCGGAAGCCACCGCCCACGTGATGCGCGGCGGCTGGTTCCACACCGGCGATATGGCCACCATGGCCGAGAACGGCTACGTGCTGATCGTGGACCGCAAGAAAGACATCATCGTCAGCGGCGGGGAAAACATTTCATCGCTGGAAGTGGAAAAGGCCATCCTCGCTCACCCAGCGGTGTATGAAGTGGCGGTGATTCCCGTACCCGACGATCGCTGGGGAGAAGTCCCCAAGGCCCTGGTCACATTGAAGCCGGGAGCCCAAGCAGCCGCCGACGAGTTGCTGGAATTCTGCCGCGGGCGGCTGGCGCACTACAAGTGTCCGCGGTCGGTGGAATTTGTGGATGCCCTGCCCAAGACCGGCACGGGCAAAATCTTGAAGAAAGAGTTGCGAAAGAAATACTGGTCGGGGACGGAAAGCATCCGGCCGGAAATGGCGACGAAAAAATAA